From a single Osmerus eperlanus chromosome 8, fOsmEpe2.1, whole genome shotgun sequence genomic region:
- the sel1l gene encoding protein sel-1 homolog 1 isoform X2: MDFKGSSTTRLLWLLIIFSIVVSKVVTADEEAEGNDTPELKSYHDPNSDEDDVPVGSRIVAGMVTSPSKASQPEVEAKPDSGAEDGLLEGEEKEDLPTQPPPIEQKPKEIPVVVGGTANGEPCLFPFLFQGNDYMDCTTEGREDGRLWCATAYDYDRDKRWGFCETEEQAELRRQAEEAEEQYQAALRMINSTTRKSQKKELYEKLLKVAAKGHHKAMEKVAHAMLFGDYLPQDIPQAKELFEKLALEGFPKSQTALGFLYAAGLGVNSSQAKALVYYTFGALGGNLVAHMILGYRYWGGVGVPQSCESALTHYRLVANNVASDVSLTGGSAVQRVRLLDEVENPGSTSGMLEEDLIQYYQFLAEKGDVQAQVGLGQLHLHGGRGVEQNHQRAYDYFNQAANAGNTHAMAFLGKMYSEGSEFVPQNNETALQYFKKASDLGNPVGQSGLGMAYLYGRGVPVNYDLALKYFQKAAEQGWVDGQLQLGTMYYNGIGVKRDYKQALKFFNLASQAGHILAIYNLAQMHATGTGVLRSCHTAVEFFKSVCERGRWSERLMAAYSSFKDGDMDAALVQYLLLAEQGFEVAQSNVAFILDQKEARIFSENETYPRALLQWTRAAAQGYTVARIKLGDYHFYGYGTDVDYETAVIHYRLASEQQHGAQALFNLGYMHEKGLGIKQDIHLAKRFYDMAAEASPDAQVPVFLALCKLALVYTLQYIQDLNVNELITQVDLDQLLGPEWDLYLMTVIALLLGTVIAYRQRQHQAVLPPRPPPTPAPAPHARPTEEQVQPQPETPAQPEPQDQEQAAADAEPEQQQ, encoded by the exons ATGGATTTTAAAGGTTCGAGTACGACAAGACTGCTTTGGCTTCTGATTATTTTCTCCATAGTCGTCTCAAAAGTAGTGACAGCTG ATGAAGAGGCCGAAGGCAATGACACTCCAGAGCTGAAG TCCTACCATGACCCAAACTCTGATGAAGATGACGTTCCCGTGGGGTCAAGAATTGTAGCAGGTATGGTGACGTCCCCCAGCAAGGCCTCTCAGCCTGAAGTAGAGGCAAAGCCCGATAGTGGGGCTGAAGATGGCCTtctagagggggaggagaaggaagacctGCCCACCCAGCCTCCTCCTATTGAACAGAAGCCTAAAGAAA TTCCAGTTGTGGTTGGGGGCACAGCCAATGGAGAGCCCtgcctcttccccttcctcttccagGGTAACGACTACATGGACTGTACCACAGAGGGCCGGGAGGACGGTCGACTGTGGTGCGCCACCGCGTACGATTATGACAGGGACAAGAGATGGGGCTTCTGTGAAA ctgaGGAGCAGGCAGAGCTGAGGCGCCAGGCGGAGGAAGCGGAAGAACAGTACCAGGCAGCCCTGCGCATGATCAACTCCACCACCAGGAAGAGCCAGAAGAAAGA atTGTATGAGAAGCTTCTGAAGGTGGCTGCGAAGGGCCACCACAAAGCCATGGAGAAGGTGGCCCACGCCATGCTGTTTGGAGACTACCTGCCCCAGGACATCCCCCAAGCCAAGGAGCTGTTTGAGAAGCTGGCGCTGGAGGGCTTCCCAAAGTCTCAGACG GCACTTGGCTTCCTGTATGCTGCGGGGTTAGGAGTGAACTCAAGCCAAGCCAAG GCGTTGGTTTACTATACTTTTGGGGCCTTGGGTGGCAACCTGGTAGCCCACATGATTCTG GGGTACCGATACTGGGGAGGCGTGGGTGTGCCACAGAGCTGCGAATCAGCGTTGACACATTACCGCCTGGTGGCCAATAACG TGGCCAGCGACGTGTCCCTGACGGGGGGCAGCGCGGTCCAGAGGGTGCGGCTGCTGGACGAGGTGGAGAACCCCGGCTCCACCAGCGGCATGCTGGAGGAGGACCTCATCCAGTACTACCAGTTCCTGGCGGAGAAGGGCGACGTCCAGGCCCAG GTGGGACTGGGCCAGCTCCACCTGCACGGTGGCCGCGGGGTGGAGCAGAATCACCAG CGGGCCTACGACTACTTCAACCAGGCGGCGAACGCGGGGAACACTCACGCCATGGCCTTCCTGGGGAAG ATGTACTCCGAGGGCAGTGAGTTTGTGCCCCAGAACAATGAAACGGCGCTGCAGTACTTCAAGAAGGCCTCGGATCTG ggGAATCCTGTTGGGCAGAGTGGGCTGGGCATGGCGTATCTTTACGGGAGAGGTGTCCCTGTG AACTACGACCTAGCTCTGAAGTACTTCCAGAAGGCAGcggagcagggctgggtggacGGCCAGCTTCAGCTGGGCACCATGTACTACA ACGGCATCGGGGTGAAGCGCGACTACAAACAGGCCCTCAAGTTCTTCAACCTGGCGTCGCAGGCGGGACACATCCTGGCCATCTACAACCTGGCCCAGATGCACGCCACGGGCACCGGAGTCCTGCGCTCCTGCCACACCGCCGTGGAG TTCTTCAAAAGCGTGTGCGAGCGCGGCCGCTGGTCGGAGAGGCTCATGGCGGCCTACAGCAGCTTCAAGGACGGCGACATGGACGCGGCGCTCGTGCAGTACCTGCTGCTGGCCGAGCAGGGCTTCGAGGTCGCCCAGAGCAACGTGGCCTTCATCCTGGACCAGA AAGAGGCGCGCATCTTCAGCGAGAACGAGACTTACCCTCGAGCCCTCCTCCAATGGACCAGGGCTGCAGCGCAGG GCTACACCGTGGCTAGGATCAAGCTGGGGGACTACCACTTCTATGGCTACGGGACGGATGTGGACTACGAGACGGCCGTCATCCACTACAGGCTGGCCTCGGAGCAGCAGCATGGGGCGCAGGCCTTGTTCAACCTGGGCTACATGCACGAGAAAGGCCTGGGGATCAAACAG GACATCCATCTAGCCAAGCGTTTCTACGACATGGCTGCCGAGGCCAGCCCCGATGCCCAGGTGCCTGTCTTCCTGGCCCTGTGCAAGCTGGCTCTGGTCTATACCCTGCAGTACATACAGGACCTCAAC gtAAACGAGCTCATCACCCAGGTGGATCTGGACCAGCTTCTGGGCCCAGAATGGGACCTCTACCTCATGACTGTCATCGCCCTGCTGCTGGGCACAGTCATCGCGTACCGCCAAAGGCAGCACCAGGCTGTgctgccccccaggcccccccctaccccagccccggCTCCCCACGCCAGGCCAACCGAAGAGCAGGTGCAGCCTCAACCCGAAACCCCGGCTCAGCCTGAGCCCCAAGACCAGGAACAGGCCGCGGCAGACGCCGAGCCAGAACAGCAACAGTGA
- the sel1l gene encoding protein sel-1 homolog 1 isoform X1 produces the protein MDFKGSSTTRLLWLLIIFSIVVSKVVTADEEAEGNDTPELKSYHDPNSDEDDVPVGSRIVAGMVTSPSKASQPEVEAKPDSGAEDGLLEGEEKEDLPTQPPPIEQKPKEIPVVVGGTANGEPCLFPFLFQGNDYMDCTTEGREDGRLWCATAYDYDRDKRWGFCETEEQAELRRQAEEAEEQYQAALRMINSTTRKSQKKELYEKLLKVAAKGHHKAMEKVAHAMLFGDYLPQDIPQAKELFEKLALEGFPKSQTALGFLYAAGLGVNSSQAKALVYYTFGALGGNLVAHMILGYRYWGGVGVPQSCESALTHYRLVANNVASDVSLTGGSAVQRVRLLDEVENPGSTSGMLEEDLIQYYQFLAEKGDVQAQVGLGQLHLHGGRGVEQNHQRAYDYFNQAANAGNTHAMAFLGKMYSEGSEFVPQNNETALQYFKKASDLGNPVGQSGLGMAYLYGRGVPVNYDLALKYFQKAAEQGWVDGQLQLGTMYYNGIGVKRDYKQALKFFNLASQAGHILAIYNLAQMHATGTGVLRSCHTAVEFFKSVCERGRWSERLMAAYSSFKDGDMDAALVQYLLLAEQGFEVAQSNVAFILDQTEEARIFSENETYPRALLQWTRAAAQGYTVARIKLGDYHFYGYGTDVDYETAVIHYRLASEQQHGAQALFNLGYMHEKGLGIKQDIHLAKRFYDMAAEASPDAQVPVFLALCKLALVYTLQYIQDLNVNELITQVDLDQLLGPEWDLYLMTVIALLLGTVIAYRQRQHQAVLPPRPPPTPAPAPHARPTEEQVQPQPETPAQPEPQDQEQAAADAEPEQQQ, from the exons ATGGATTTTAAAGGTTCGAGTACGACAAGACTGCTTTGGCTTCTGATTATTTTCTCCATAGTCGTCTCAAAAGTAGTGACAGCTG ATGAAGAGGCCGAAGGCAATGACACTCCAGAGCTGAAG TCCTACCATGACCCAAACTCTGATGAAGATGACGTTCCCGTGGGGTCAAGAATTGTAGCAGGTATGGTGACGTCCCCCAGCAAGGCCTCTCAGCCTGAAGTAGAGGCAAAGCCCGATAGTGGGGCTGAAGATGGCCTtctagagggggaggagaaggaagacctGCCCACCCAGCCTCCTCCTATTGAACAGAAGCCTAAAGAAA TTCCAGTTGTGGTTGGGGGCACAGCCAATGGAGAGCCCtgcctcttccccttcctcttccagGGTAACGACTACATGGACTGTACCACAGAGGGCCGGGAGGACGGTCGACTGTGGTGCGCCACCGCGTACGATTATGACAGGGACAAGAGATGGGGCTTCTGTGAAA ctgaGGAGCAGGCAGAGCTGAGGCGCCAGGCGGAGGAAGCGGAAGAACAGTACCAGGCAGCCCTGCGCATGATCAACTCCACCACCAGGAAGAGCCAGAAGAAAGA atTGTATGAGAAGCTTCTGAAGGTGGCTGCGAAGGGCCACCACAAAGCCATGGAGAAGGTGGCCCACGCCATGCTGTTTGGAGACTACCTGCCCCAGGACATCCCCCAAGCCAAGGAGCTGTTTGAGAAGCTGGCGCTGGAGGGCTTCCCAAAGTCTCAGACG GCACTTGGCTTCCTGTATGCTGCGGGGTTAGGAGTGAACTCAAGCCAAGCCAAG GCGTTGGTTTACTATACTTTTGGGGCCTTGGGTGGCAACCTGGTAGCCCACATGATTCTG GGGTACCGATACTGGGGAGGCGTGGGTGTGCCACAGAGCTGCGAATCAGCGTTGACACATTACCGCCTGGTGGCCAATAACG TGGCCAGCGACGTGTCCCTGACGGGGGGCAGCGCGGTCCAGAGGGTGCGGCTGCTGGACGAGGTGGAGAACCCCGGCTCCACCAGCGGCATGCTGGAGGAGGACCTCATCCAGTACTACCAGTTCCTGGCGGAGAAGGGCGACGTCCAGGCCCAG GTGGGACTGGGCCAGCTCCACCTGCACGGTGGCCGCGGGGTGGAGCAGAATCACCAG CGGGCCTACGACTACTTCAACCAGGCGGCGAACGCGGGGAACACTCACGCCATGGCCTTCCTGGGGAAG ATGTACTCCGAGGGCAGTGAGTTTGTGCCCCAGAACAATGAAACGGCGCTGCAGTACTTCAAGAAGGCCTCGGATCTG ggGAATCCTGTTGGGCAGAGTGGGCTGGGCATGGCGTATCTTTACGGGAGAGGTGTCCCTGTG AACTACGACCTAGCTCTGAAGTACTTCCAGAAGGCAGcggagcagggctgggtggacGGCCAGCTTCAGCTGGGCACCATGTACTACA ACGGCATCGGGGTGAAGCGCGACTACAAACAGGCCCTCAAGTTCTTCAACCTGGCGTCGCAGGCGGGACACATCCTGGCCATCTACAACCTGGCCCAGATGCACGCCACGGGCACCGGAGTCCTGCGCTCCTGCCACACCGCCGTGGAG TTCTTCAAAAGCGTGTGCGAGCGCGGCCGCTGGTCGGAGAGGCTCATGGCGGCCTACAGCAGCTTCAAGGACGGCGACATGGACGCGGCGCTCGTGCAGTACCTGCTGCTGGCCGAGCAGGGCTTCGAGGTCGCCCAGAGCAACGTGGCCTTCATCCTGGACCAGA CAGAAGAGGCGCGCATCTTCAGCGAGAACGAGACTTACCCTCGAGCCCTCCTCCAATGGACCAGGGCTGCAGCGCAGG GCTACACCGTGGCTAGGATCAAGCTGGGGGACTACCACTTCTATGGCTACGGGACGGATGTGGACTACGAGACGGCCGTCATCCACTACAGGCTGGCCTCGGAGCAGCAGCATGGGGCGCAGGCCTTGTTCAACCTGGGCTACATGCACGAGAAAGGCCTGGGGATCAAACAG GACATCCATCTAGCCAAGCGTTTCTACGACATGGCTGCCGAGGCCAGCCCCGATGCCCAGGTGCCTGTCTTCCTGGCCCTGTGCAAGCTGGCTCTGGTCTATACCCTGCAGTACATACAGGACCTCAAC gtAAACGAGCTCATCACCCAGGTGGATCTGGACCAGCTTCTGGGCCCAGAATGGGACCTCTACCTCATGACTGTCATCGCCCTGCTGCTGGGCACAGTCATCGCGTACCGCCAAAGGCAGCACCAGGCTGTgctgccccccaggcccccccctaccccagccccggCTCCCCACGCCAGGCCAACCGAAGAGCAGGTGCAGCCTCAACCCGAAACCCCGGCTCAGCCTGAGCCCCAAGACCAGGAACAGGCCGCGGCAGACGCCGAGCCAGAACAGCAACAGTGA
- the vipas39 gene encoding spermatogenesis-defective protein 39 homolog isoform X2: MGFPKIDTAPSLPKNNSGYSLSSLFKAKTKFGNQQSFSESFSDTHTRHYAPELRKPKSEYKDYVGDWTPDETVKRMQQGKGYSLEKFRSLQDKLLLLDEAVNAHDGNVITAILIYLKKSLGREILFRELINREIALRHYIHYLKEMGEQKILLELFRSLGRTEDMSLLQYREYLNIKEENKRRDHLKSCLSLPFSPDDAMHIQDHYTLLERQIIIEANDKKVESSGQTDIFKKYPRKASILNMPIITTLYYSCFYHFGESDGTYSSPANIRKTFRISEKQYLLTALGARAKLKQWFDVDALFTSKNWLGYTKKKSPVGFHRVVDILQKNNAPVSVLQEYVNLVDDTDMKISLAQKYKCHDTIINTYRDLKDRQQLIVYRGKMERGSPEDRKIEEILNNPQMRWKN; the protein is encoded by the exons ATGGGTTTCCCCAAAATAGACACTGCTCCCTCATTGCCCAAGAATAACTCAGGGTATTCCTTAAGTTCCTTATTCAAAG CAAAGACCAAATTTGGCAATCAACAGTCCTTCTCTGAGT CTTTTAGTGATACGCACACCAGACATTACGCCCCAGAGCTTCGGAAGCCAAAATCAGAATACAAG GACTACGTAGGCGATTGGACTCCTGATGAGACAGTGAAGAGAATGCAGCAGGGAAAG GGCTACTCTTTGGAGAAGTTCCGCTCTTTACAAGACAAACTGCTACTGTTGGACGAGGCTGTGAACGCACATGATGGAAACGTCATCACGGCG ATTTTGATATATCTAAAGAAATCATTAGGCAGAG AAATTCTCTTTCGAGAGTTGATAAATAGGGAAATAGCTCTTCGGCATTATATTCACTACCTTAAGGAAATGGGAGAACAGAAGATTTTGTTGGAGCTGTTCAG GTCCTTGGGAAGAACAGAAGACATGTCG CTGTTGCAGTACAGAGAATACCTCAATATCAAAGAGGAAAACAAACGGAGGGATCACCTGAAGAGCTGCCTCAG TCTCCCCTTTTCACCAGACGATGCTATGCACATTCAAGACCACTACACACTCCTAGAGCGACAGATCATCATTGAG GCTAATGACAAAAAGGTGGAGAGCAGCGGCCAGACAGACATTTTTAAAAAGTACCCCAGGAAAGCCTCCATTCTCAACATGCCCATCATCACCACTCTGTACTACTCCTGCTTCTACCACTTCGGAGAGTCTGAC GGCACGTACAGCAGCCCAGCCAACATTCGGAAGACTTTCAGG ATTTCAGAGAAACAGTATCTTCTCACAGCCCTAGGTGCCAGGGCAAAGCTGAAACAGTGGTTTGATGTTGATGCACTGTTCACCTCCAAGAACTGGCTAGGCTACACCAAGAAAAAGTCCCCCGTAGGATTCCACAGAGTGGTGGACATCTTGCAGAAAAACAACGCACCTGTCTCG GTGTTGCAAGAGTATGTGAATTTGGTGGATGACACTGACATGAAGATCAGTTTGGCGCAAAAGTACAAGTGCCATGATACCATCATCAAT ACCTACCGGGATCTGAAGGACCGGCAGCAGTTGATTGTTTACCgggggaagatggagagggggtCTCCAGAGGACAGAAAGATTGAGGAAATCCTAAATAACCCG CAAATGCGGTGGAAAAACTGA
- the vipas39 gene encoding spermatogenesis-defective protein 39 homolog isoform X1: protein MIRVKPDEEDYWNSSNLKVKAFTFEDDDDDYTRLKESKQAVNSIRDLVDEDDDDVEKVSWSGEPVGSIAWSVKETASSTRTTTGEQREMGFPKIDTAPSLPKNNSGYSLSSLFKAKTKFGNQQSFSESFSDTHTRHYAPELRKPKSEYKDYVGDWTPDETVKRMQQGKGYSLEKFRSLQDKLLLLDEAVNAHDGNVITAILIYLKKSLGREILFRELINREIALRHYIHYLKEMGEQKILLELFRSLGRTEDMSLLQYREYLNIKEENKRRDHLKSCLSLPFSPDDAMHIQDHYTLLERQIIIEANDKKVESSGQTDIFKKYPRKASILNMPIITTLYYSCFYHFGESDGTYSSPANIRKTFRISEKQYLLTALGARAKLKQWFDVDALFTSKNWLGYTKKKSPVGFHRVVDILQKNNAPVSVLQEYVNLVDDTDMKISLAQKYKCHDTIINTYRDLKDRQQLIVYRGKMERGSPEDRKIEEILNNPQMRWKN, encoded by the exons ATGATAAGGGTTAAGCCGGATGAGGAAGACTATTGGAACAGTTCGAATTTAAAGGTCAAAGCTTTCACGTTTgaggacgatgatgatgacTATACCAGG CTGAAGGAATCCAAACAGGCAGTGAACAGCATTCGTGATCTCGTTGATGAAGATGACGATGACGTGGAGAAGGTCAGCTGGAGTGGAGAACCTGTTGGAA GCATTGCTTGGTCTGTCAAGGAGACGGCGTCCAGCACCCGGACAACAACAGGCGAACAACGGGAGATGGGTTTCCCCAAAATAGACACTGCTCCCTCATTGCCCAAGAATAACTCAGGGTATTCCTTAAGTTCCTTATTCAAAG CAAAGACCAAATTTGGCAATCAACAGTCCTTCTCTGAGT CTTTTAGTGATACGCACACCAGACATTACGCCCCAGAGCTTCGGAAGCCAAAATCAGAATACAAG GACTACGTAGGCGATTGGACTCCTGATGAGACAGTGAAGAGAATGCAGCAGGGAAAG GGCTACTCTTTGGAGAAGTTCCGCTCTTTACAAGACAAACTGCTACTGTTGGACGAGGCTGTGAACGCACATGATGGAAACGTCATCACGGCG ATTTTGATATATCTAAAGAAATCATTAGGCAGAG AAATTCTCTTTCGAGAGTTGATAAATAGGGAAATAGCTCTTCGGCATTATATTCACTACCTTAAGGAAATGGGAGAACAGAAGATTTTGTTGGAGCTGTTCAG GTCCTTGGGAAGAACAGAAGACATGTCG CTGTTGCAGTACAGAGAATACCTCAATATCAAAGAGGAAAACAAACGGAGGGATCACCTGAAGAGCTGCCTCAG TCTCCCCTTTTCACCAGACGATGCTATGCACATTCAAGACCACTACACACTCCTAGAGCGACAGATCATCATTGAG GCTAATGACAAAAAGGTGGAGAGCAGCGGCCAGACAGACATTTTTAAAAAGTACCCCAGGAAAGCCTCCATTCTCAACATGCCCATCATCACCACTCTGTACTACTCCTGCTTCTACCACTTCGGAGAGTCTGAC GGCACGTACAGCAGCCCAGCCAACATTCGGAAGACTTTCAGG ATTTCAGAGAAACAGTATCTTCTCACAGCCCTAGGTGCCAGGGCAAAGCTGAAACAGTGGTTTGATGTTGATGCACTGTTCACCTCCAAGAACTGGCTAGGCTACACCAAGAAAAAGTCCCCCGTAGGATTCCACAGAGTGGTGGACATCTTGCAGAAAAACAACGCACCTGTCTCG GTGTTGCAAGAGTATGTGAATTTGGTGGATGACACTGACATGAAGATCAGTTTGGCGCAAAAGTACAAGTGCCATGATACCATCATCAAT ACCTACCGGGATCTGAAGGACCGGCAGCAGTTGATTGTTTACCgggggaagatggagagggggtCTCCAGAGGACAGAAAGATTGAGGAAATCCTAAATAACCCG CAAATGCGGTGGAAAAACTGA
- the ahsa1a gene encoding activator of 90 kDa heat shock protein ATPase homolog 1a yields the protein MAKWGEGDPRWIVEERADATNVNNWHWTERDATGWSSDKLKELLQGVRVEGAEGSIEVTDVPKLEGEASINNRKGKLIYFYEWVVKASWTGTTKNGIKYKGNIDVSNLSDENDMDDLDISVSLCKDVPNTPLLDLMKKEGIKLVRAALGSYVGHLRTEFTQGMILPTVNGVSEPQPSQSKTQSQVEVKTQITSSVKVPAPAPSSGVKIATCKFSLKERFLTSADELYRTFINQEMVQVFTHSAAVVEGYKGGKFQLLDGNVNGEFQDLVPDEKIVMRWRFKTWPSEHYATISLDMKDLGDETELKLECKGVPLAEEDRTKEGWKRYYFQAIKQTFGYGISL from the exons atggctaagtggggagagggggatccGCGCTGGATCGTGGAAGAGCGAGCCGATGCGACAAACGTCAACAACTGGCATTG GACGGAGCGTGATGCCACAGGGTGGTCGTCAGACAAGCTGAAGGAACTGCTTCAGGGAGTTCGCGTGGAGGGTGCCGAGGGCAGCATCGAAGTCACCGACGTCCCTAAACTGGAGGGGGAGGCATCCATCAACAATCGCAAAGGAAAGCTCATCTACTTCTATGAATGGGTCGTCAAAGCATCCTGGACAG GAACTACAAAAAACGGTATCAAGTACAAAGGGAACATAGATGTTTCAAACCTATCGGACGAAAATGATATGGACGACTTGGAC ATCAGCGTCTCGTTGTGTAAGGATGTGCCCAACACACCCCTGCTCGACCTCATGAAGAAGGAAGGGATCAAGCTGGTCCGAGCTGCCTTGGGGAGCTACGTCGGCCACCTCAGGACAG AGTTCACCCAGGGTATGATCTTGCCCACGGTGAATGGTGTCAGTGAGCCACAGCCATCGCAGTCCAAAACTCAGAGCCAGGTTGAAGTAAAAACTCAG ATTACCTCCTCAGTCAAAGTCCCAGCTCCTGCACCCAGCTCAGGTGTCAAGATCGCCACCTGCAAGTTCAGTCTTAAGGAGAGGTTCCTGACCTCTGCCGATGAGCTGTACAGAACCTTCATCAACCAGGAA ATGGTCCAGGTGTTCACTCACTCAGCAGCCGTTGTCGAGGGATATAAAGGAGGGAAGTTTCAGCTGTTGGATGGCAATGTCAATGGAGAGTTCCAGGATCTG GTCCCAGATGAAAAGATTGTCATGAGATGGAGGTTCAAGACCTGGCCAAGTG AACATTACGCTACGATCAGCCTGGACATGAAGGACCTGGGAGACGAAACTGAGCTCAAGCTGGAATGTAAGGGCGTCCCGTTGGCAGAAGAGGATCGTACgaaagagggatggaagagatACTACTTTCAAGCCATCAAACAGACTTTCGGATATGGCATCAGTCTCTAA